In Selenomonas sp. TAMA-11512, a genomic segment contains:
- a CDS encoding NCS2 family permease: MENFFKLKEHGTTVRTEVLAGLTTFMTMAYILAVNPHILSASGMDAGAVFTATAVASAIAGVLMAVFANLPIALSAAMGLNAFFAYTVCGQMGYPWQLALTAVFCEGVLFILMSLTNIREALFNAIPMSLKSAVSVGIGLFIAFIGFQNAHIVVAGPKLVSMFSFTSSFTAGTFHSEGVAVILALIGILVTAVLIVKNIRGNILLGILATWILGIFCELAGVYVPDPANGFFSVIPNGIVALPVSLAPTFMQLDFSFVRSLDFVVVMLAFLFVDLFDTLGTLTGCAARGNMLDRNGRLPRIRGALMADACGTTIGACLGTSTVSSYVESSAGIVAGGRTGLTTMVVSGLFLLALFFSPLFLSIPAFATAPALIIVGFLMMQQVVKIPWANLIEAIPAFICITVMPFMYSISEGIAYGIISYTVLHLCAGRTKDITWLMYLLTAIFISKYAWM; this comes from the coding sequence ATGGAAAATTTCTTTAAGCTCAAAGAGCACGGCACGACTGTCCGCACGGAAGTACTTGCAGGGCTCACCACCTTTATGACGATGGCGTACATTCTCGCCGTGAATCCGCACATCTTAAGCGCATCCGGCATGGATGCGGGCGCGGTCTTTACAGCGACGGCTGTCGCCTCCGCCATCGCGGGTGTGCTGATGGCAGTCTTTGCCAATCTCCCGATTGCCCTCTCGGCGGCCATGGGTCTGAACGCCTTCTTTGCCTACACGGTCTGCGGGCAGATGGGCTATCCCTGGCAGCTTGCTCTGACCGCGGTCTTCTGTGAGGGCGTCCTCTTCATCCTTATGTCGCTGACCAACATCCGTGAAGCACTCTTTAACGCCATTCCGATGTCGCTGAAGAGCGCCGTCTCCGTCGGCATCGGTCTCTTCATCGCTTTCATCGGCTTCCAAAACGCGCACATCGTCGTCGCGGGACCGAAGCTCGTCTCGATGTTTTCCTTCACAAGCTCCTTCACTGCGGGCACATTCCATTCGGAGGGTGTTGCTGTCATTCTCGCCCTTATCGGCATCCTGGTCACCGCCGTCCTCATCGTTAAGAACATCCGCGGCAACATCCTTCTCGGCATACTCGCCACATGGATACTCGGCATCTTCTGTGAGCTTGCCGGCGTCTATGTCCCCGACCCCGCCAACGGTTTTTTCAGTGTGATTCCAAACGGCATCGTCGCTCTCCCGGTCTCCTTGGCGCCGACCTTTATGCAGCTTGATTTTTCCTTTGTCCGTTCACTTGATTTCGTTGTCGTCATGCTCGCCTTTCTCTTTGTCGATCTCTTTGATACGCTTGGCACGCTGACCGGTTGCGCCGCGCGAGGCAACATGCTCGATCGAAACGGCCGCCTCCCGCGCATCCGGGGTGCTCTGATGGCGGACGCCTGCGGCACGACGATCGGCGCCTGCCTCGGTACGTCAACCGTCTCCTCCTACGTCGAGTCCTCCGCGGGCATCGTTGCGGGCGGACGCACGGGCCTGACAACCATGGTCGTCTCAGGTCTCTTCCTTCTGGCGCTCTTCTTCTCTCCGCTTTTTCTCTCGATTCCCGCCTTTGCGACAGCCCCCGCGCTGATCATCGTCGGATTCCTCATGATGCAGCAGGTCGTCAAGATTCCCTGGGCAAACCTCATCGAGGCAATCCCCGCGTTCATCTGCATCACGGTTATGCCGTTCATGTATTCCATCTCGGAGGGCATCGCCTACGGCATCATCAGCTACACCGTTCTCCACCTCTGCGCGGGCAGAACAAAAGACATCACTTGGCTGATGTATCTGCTGACCGCCATCTTTATCTCGAAATACGCCTGGATGTAA
- the dapF gene encoding diaminopimelate epimerase produces MAFQFTKWHGCGNDFVMVNAFQEDMSAYEKDLPALVRRACDRHFGIGGDGLILVRPSETADFRMHYFNADGTEAEMCGNGIRCLGGVVHRDRLTEAQGFTVETGAGILVLKLVETDENRIVACVDMGEPILDAPEIPIMGYGDERVVERELRVASEVFRMTGVSMGNPHAVIFREDAETLPLALWGPAVERHETFPRKTNVEFVKVIDRERIRMRVWERGAGITLACGTGTCAAVVAGVLTGRTERETDVEVDGGTIRVKWDADDNHVYMTGPAECVFTGVFA; encoded by the coding sequence ATGGCTTTTCAGTTTACAAAGTGGCACGGCTGCGGCAATGATTTTGTCATGGTCAATGCGTTTCAAGAGGACATGTCGGCGTATGAAAAGGACTTGCCTGCACTCGTACGCCGCGCGTGTGACCGTCATTTCGGCATCGGCGGCGACGGATTGATCCTCGTCCGTCCGTCGGAGACGGCCGATTTTCGCATGCATTACTTCAACGCGGACGGTACGGAAGCGGAGATGTGCGGAAACGGCATCCGCTGCCTGGGCGGTGTCGTTCATCGGGACAGACTGACCGAGGCACAAGGGTTTACCGTGGAAACGGGAGCGGGGATCCTTGTCCTGAAACTCGTCGAGACGGATGAGAATCGGATTGTCGCCTGCGTCGATATGGGCGAGCCGATCCTCGACGCCCCGGAAATTCCCATCATGGGCTACGGTGATGAACGGGTCGTCGAGCGTGAGCTGCGAGTCGCCAGTGAAGTATTTCGGATGACGGGCGTCTCCATGGGCAACCCGCATGCCGTCATCTTCCGGGAAGACGCAGAGACACTGCCGCTTGCACTTTGGGGACCTGCCGTTGAAAGGCATGAGACATTCCCGAGAAAGACGAACGTCGAGTTCGTTAAGGTCATCGACCGGGAGAGGATACGCATGCGCGTCTGGGAGCGCGGTGCGGGCATCACACTTGCCTGCGGAACGGGGACGTGCGCGGCCGTTGTCGCCGGCGTGCTTACAGGACGTACGGAGAGGGAGACGGATGTCGAGGTCGATGGCGGCACCATCCGCGTCAAGTGGGATGCGGACGACAATCACGTCTATATGACGGGGCCCGCTGAATGTGTGTTTACGGGTGTATTCGCATAA
- a CDS encoding GatB/YqeY domain-containing protein: protein MSLKDRLMDDMKAAMKDKADGKVRLAVIRMVRAALRQAEIDGQKELDDDGVQSIIAKELKTRKDSLEEFQKGGRDDLVAQTEAEIAVLLPYLPEQLDEAAIRALVQEAITASGAASPKDMGKVMGVLMPKVKGRADGKLVNTIVREMLPN, encoded by the coding sequence ATGTCACTCAAAGATCGGCTGATGGACGACATGAAGGCGGCCATGAAGGATAAAGCGGACGGCAAGGTGCGCCTTGCCGTCATCCGTATGGTACGCGCCGCTCTGCGTCAGGCGGAGATCGACGGTCAGAAGGAGCTCGATGATGACGGTGTGCAGTCCATCATCGCTAAGGAGCTCAAGACTCGTAAGGACTCCCTGGAGGAATTTCAAAAGGGCGGTCGTGATGATTTGGTGGCACAGACCGAGGCGGAAATCGCTGTGCTGCTGCCCTATTTGCCTGAGCAGCTCGATGAAGCGGCCATCCGAGCGCTCGTCCAAGAGGCAATCACAGCCTCCGGCGCGGCGTCGCCAAAGGATATGGGCAAGGTCATGGGCGTCTTGATGCCGAAAGTCAAGGGGCGTGCCGATGGCAAGCTCGTAAATACCATCGTGCGTGAAATGCTTCCGAATTAA
- a CDS encoding histidine triad nucleotide-binding protein, translated as MTDCIFCKIASGEIPSTKVYEDDLVLAFRDLEPQAPEHILIIPKVHRKSLLDLRAEDRNLAAHIYVDVIPAIAKDLGLAEKGFRVVTNTGAEGGQTVGHLHFHLLGGRSMAWPPG; from the coding sequence ATGACGGATTGTATCTTTTGTAAAATTGCCTCGGGTGAAATACCCTCGACGAAGGTCTATGAGGACGATCTCGTCCTTGCTTTCCGAGATCTCGAACCGCAGGCGCCCGAGCATATCCTCATCATTCCCAAGGTGCACAGGAAAAGCCTGTTGGACCTCCGTGCGGAGGATCGGAACCTCGCCGCGCACATTTATGTCGATGTGATTCCGGCAATCGCTAAGGATCTGGGACTTGCCGAAAAGGGATTTCGCGTCGTGACGAACACGGGTGCTGAAGGCGGACAGACCGTCGGGCACCTGCATTTCCACCTCCTCGGAGGACGCTCCATGGCATGGCCTCCGGGCTAA
- a CDS encoding cation-translocating P-type ATPase — protein MEEKKMMFKSNLYEKAANWLAGPQGKISVLVVAGLSLLLSFFDIPFCGIDAAWAAIVLAGVPIVRGAAIAVAAEGDIKADLLVSLALIAAVIVGEYFAAGEIAVIMQIGAFLEERTVAGAQAGIAELVALTPEKAHRILENGEREDIEACEIQVGDMIHVLPGEKVPTDGAVISGHSSIDTSVLTGESIPVDIAAGAEVKSGTLNQYGSFTMRASSAAEESSIARLVRLVEAADAGKTRIVRMADKWATVIVVLALLTATGTYFATGEVLRAVTILVVFCPCALVLATPTAVMAAIGNAAKHGFLVKEGDALERLAEVDAIAFDKTRTLTVGRPAVCGSFAAKSGFSEEDLLRTAGALEAASEHPLGKAIAAAAKERGLLQQETVSTKCRVIAGEGIVSEGDERTMMAGNLRLIERYGTGVSAEAKAWREAVLARGETLVYLAENGDLLGILSLSDQLREEAPEAVRELQERHLRTVMLTGDQSAAAMHIGQALHFDEIAAECLPENKLERIRAVEETGHRIVMLGDGINDAPALKRAHISIAMGGHGSDIAIGAADIAITRDSLAELPHLFDLSRKLMTTIRWNLIFAFTLNFVAIILAAAGEMGPVAGELIHNAGSVVVIIRSALLLRWRLHTKEAEKPILLQNRRQASTMVT, from the coding sequence ATGGAGGAAAAGAAAATGATGTTCAAGTCAAATCTCTATGAAAAGGCGGCGAATTGGCTGGCCGGCCCGCAGGGAAAGATCAGCGTCCTTGTTGTTGCCGGTCTGTCCTTGCTGTTGAGTTTCTTTGATATCCCGTTCTGCGGCATAGATGCGGCGTGGGCCGCCATCGTTTTGGCGGGCGTGCCAATCGTCAGAGGAGCGGCAATCGCCGTCGCAGCAGAGGGAGACATCAAGGCGGATCTGCTCGTCTCGCTCGCGTTGATTGCGGCGGTCATTGTCGGCGAATACTTTGCCGCGGGGGAGATTGCCGTCATCATGCAGATCGGTGCGTTCCTCGAGGAAAGGACGGTTGCCGGAGCGCAGGCGGGAATTGCGGAGCTTGTCGCATTGACACCCGAGAAGGCGCATCGCATTTTGGAAAATGGAGAGCGTGAGGATATCGAGGCTTGTGAAATACAGGTCGGAGATATGATTCACGTCCTTCCGGGGGAAAAGGTACCGACAGACGGCGCTGTCATCTCGGGTCACTCGTCCATCGATACATCGGTTCTGACGGGTGAATCGATTCCCGTCGATATCGCTGCGGGCGCGGAAGTTAAGAGCGGCACGCTCAATCAATACGGCTCCTTTACAATGCGCGCATCATCCGCGGCAGAGGAATCCTCGATTGCGCGGCTCGTCCGTCTTGTCGAAGCCGCGGATGCGGGAAAGACGCGCATTGTTCGGATGGCAGACAAGTGGGCGACGGTTATCGTTGTGCTTGCTCTGTTGACGGCTACGGGAACATATTTTGCAACAGGTGAAGTGCTGCGCGCGGTCACGATTCTCGTCGTGTTCTGCCCCTGCGCTCTTGTGCTTGCAACGCCGACGGCGGTCATGGCAGCCATCGGCAATGCCGCGAAGCACGGCTTCCTCGTCAAGGAAGGTGATGCGCTGGAGCGCCTTGCAGAAGTCGATGCAATTGCCTTTGATAAGACGCGGACTCTTACGGTCGGCCGCCCGGCGGTATGCGGCAGCTTTGCGGCGAAGTCAGGGTTTTCCGAAGAGGATCTTCTTCGTACGGCAGGGGCGCTTGAAGCCGCGTCGGAGCATCCGCTGGGCAAGGCGATCGCTGCGGCGGCAAAGGAGCGAGGTCTCTTACAGCAGGAGACCGTATCGACGAAATGCAGGGTTATCGCCGGCGAGGGCATTGTCAGTGAGGGAGATGAGCGCACGATGATGGCGGGGAATCTTCGGCTCATCGAGCGATACGGCACAGGCGTATCGGCAGAGGCGAAGGCGTGGAGAGAAGCGGTGCTGGCGCGCGGCGAGACGCTTGTCTATCTCGCGGAAAATGGAGATCTTCTGGGGATTCTGTCGCTTTCCGATCAACTGCGCGAGGAAGCGCCGGAGGCGGTTCGAGAGCTTCAAGAAAGACATCTTCGGACAGTAATGCTCACGGGGGATCAGTCCGCTGCCGCGATGCATATCGGTCAGGCACTGCACTTCGATGAGATCGCCGCGGAATGCCTCCCCGAGAACAAGTTGGAGAGGATTCGAGCGGTTGAGGAAACAGGGCATCGAATTGTCATGCTGGGGGACGGCATCAATGACGCACCTGCCTTAAAGCGGGCGCATATCTCGATCGCGATGGGCGGGCATGGATCGGATATCGCCATCGGCGCGGCGGATATTGCGATTACAAGGGATAGCCTTGCCGAACTGCCGCATCTCTTTGATCTCTCAAGGAAGCTGATGACGACGATCCGATGGAATCTCATCTTCGCCTTTACTTTGAACTTCGTGGCGATTATCCTCGCTGCTGCGGGAGAGATGGGGCCTGTCGCCGGTGAGCTTATCCACAATGCCGGATCCGTCGTTGTAATCATTCGTTCTGCACTCCTTTTACGTTGGCGGCTCCATACAAAAGAAGCAGAAAAGCCTATTCTATTGCAAAATCGGAGACAGGCGAGTACAATGGTGACATAG
- a CDS encoding LCP family protein gives MKGNRGNARSKKSGGRWKIVLVLVIVFFAALAAGVFFAQSGLLDKKEDPQKKEEEMLVAKDKAIIMIMGVDQREDDIGRSDTLMVAAIDPKKDQASLLSIPRDTRVKIKGYGYDKINAAYAYGGRRLTQNTVEDFLGVRMDHYILINTQAFQKIIDAIGGVDIDVENRMYYEDPWDDDGGLVIDLYPGMQHMDGKTAVTYVRYRDEEGDIGRIARQQKFMRAVMDQVTSPSILPKIPSVIAEIVDSVETDLTVRQMVEFAGSLKNAQKHGLHTEMVPGRPLYIDEISYWIPDILGLRRALANTLDVVINASMKAAMERTSIEYENSIPADASEVPAGDTSIGREVKAKIRDEDERKSGDTRESRTARKRKAGEEKPAVNGNGDSAEERRSTENAGAGERESSSRREGAEPVTPSGESKPPVAPTPVPGASPAGKTQ, from the coding sequence ATAAAAGGAAACCGCGGGAATGCACGATCGAAAAAGAGCGGAGGGCGGTGGAAAATAGTTCTCGTTCTGGTGATTGTGTTTTTCGCAGCTCTTGCGGCCGGTGTCTTTTTTGCACAGAGCGGACTGTTGGATAAGAAAGAGGATCCGCAGAAGAAAGAAGAAGAGATGCTTGTCGCAAAGGATAAGGCGATCATCATGATCATGGGCGTCGATCAGCGGGAGGATGACATCGGGCGCTCCGATACGCTCATGGTTGCCGCGATTGATCCGAAGAAGGATCAGGCGTCGCTTCTCTCCATTCCGCGTGACACGCGCGTAAAGATCAAGGGCTACGGCTACGATAAGATCAACGCCGCCTACGCTTACGGCGGCCGGCGACTCACACAAAATACGGTGGAGGATTTCCTCGGTGTTCGAATGGATCACTATATTCTCATCAACACCCAGGCATTCCAAAAGATCATTGATGCCATCGGCGGCGTCGATATCGATGTCGAGAATCGAATGTACTATGAAGATCCTTGGGACGATGACGGAGGGCTTGTCATCGATCTCTATCCAGGTATGCAGCACATGGACGGCAAGACCGCTGTAACCTATGTGCGCTATCGTGATGAGGAAGGCGATATCGGACGCATCGCAAGGCAGCAGAAGTTCATGCGCGCAGTCATGGATCAGGTGACATCGCCGTCCATTCTGCCGAAGATTCCCTCTGTCATCGCTGAGATTGTAGATTCGGTCGAAACCGATCTCACCGTTCGTCAGATGGTCGAGTTTGCCGGCTCTTTGAAAAACGCGCAGAAGCATGGACTTCACACGGAAATGGTTCCGGGGCGGCCGCTTTATATTGATGAAATCAGCTATTGGATTCCGGATATACTCGGTCTTCGCCGCGCGCTTGCCAATACGCTGGACGTCGTCATCAACGCCTCGATGAAGGCGGCGATGGAGAGAACGAGCATAGAGTATGAGAACTCCATCCCTGCGGATGCCTCTGAAGTGCCGGCGGGAGATACGTCCATCGGCCGCGAAGTGAAGGCAAAGATACGAGACGAGGATGAGCGCAAATCCGGAGATACAAGGGAAAGCCGTACGGCACGCAAGCGCAAAGCGGGTGAAGAGAAACCTGCCGTAAACGGTAACGGCGACAGCGCTGAGGAGCGTCGGTCGACGGAAAATGCCGGCGCAGGCGAGAGGGAATCCTCATCGCGGCGCGAAGGCGCGGAGCCGGTGACTCCATCCGGCGAGTCAAAACCGCCGGTCGCACCGACGCCGGTTCCCGGAGCGTCTCCTGCGGGTAAGACACAGTGA
- a CDS encoding NfeD family protein, translating to MDFAFGAQIVEILLLAVVFLAVLMEIKTGGMGLGALLGLVAAAVFFGSQYVKGLVSFFHIGIFMVGLICIAVEVLLPTVGLLGAVGVAALFYSFVLSLGGDVQAVYAMLAAAVLSIVIFLIIAKRLPNSKLWKKIVLSNETKNEDGYVSSVTDTTLVGRETVVLSDVRPAGSVEIDGKRVDVVSEGDYIVKGERVKIISAEGSRVVVRKV from the coding sequence ATGGACTTCGCTTTTGGAGCACAGATTGTAGAAATATTGCTTTTAGCCGTTGTATTTCTTGCCGTGCTGATGGAAATCAAGACAGGCGGCATGGGGTTGGGGGCTCTGCTGGGACTTGTGGCTGCGGCCGTGTTCTTCGGCAGCCAATACGTCAAGGGGCTTGTCAGCTTCTTTCACATCGGAATCTTCATGGTCGGACTGATCTGCATTGCCGTGGAAGTACTGCTTCCGACGGTAGGTCTCCTCGGAGCCGTCGGGGTGGCGGCTCTCTTCTACAGCTTCGTTCTCTCCCTGGGAGGCGATGTGCAGGCTGTCTATGCGATGCTGGCGGCTGCCGTGCTGTCGATTGTCATCTTTCTTATCATTGCAAAGCGGCTTCCCAACAGCAAACTCTGGAAGAAAATTGTTCTCTCCAATGAGACGAAAAACGAGGACGGCTATGTCAGCAGCGTGACGGATACGACACTTGTCGGACGCGAGACAGTCGTCCTCTCGGATGTACGCCCCGCGGGCTCTGTCGAGATTGACGGCAAACGCGTGGATGTTGTCTCCGAGGGCGATTATATCGTCAAGGGAGAGCGGGTCAAGATCATTTCCGCGGAAGGCAGCAGAGTCGTCGTCAGGAAAGTATAA
- a CDS encoding SprT family zinc-dependent metalloprotease encodes MRCSGAGPQECAIALWDGIAADVKRKPIKNMYIRIRSGGTVELSLPRRTSEEEARCFLLSHRDWIEKRRAEMAARPERIEQRYTTGETCYLWGEPLELVVKYGRGRYLAMRDGKRIMLHVKHTEAESTKEEREAVLYDFYRADLMRRAEELRPRCEEIVGKRADEYRTRRMKTKWGVCNITKKRIWLNSELAKRSVDCLEYVLFHELTHLHERLHNVYFHALMDAFCPDWRQRKERLNREWESL; translated from the coding sequence GTGAGATGCTCCGGGGCGGGACCGCAGGAGTGCGCCATTGCCCTGTGGGACGGGATCGCAGCCGACGTCAAGAGGAAGCCGATCAAGAATATGTACATCCGCATCCGGAGCGGCGGTACTGTAGAGCTCTCCCTGCCGAGGCGGACGAGCGAGGAGGAGGCAAGGTGCTTCCTCCTTTCGCATAGGGACTGGATCGAGAAAAGGCGAGCGGAAATGGCTGCGCGTCCGGAGCGCATCGAACAGCGGTATACGACGGGGGAGACCTGCTATCTCTGGGGAGAACCGCTGGAGCTTGTCGTGAAATATGGACGCGGACGATATCTTGCGATGCGGGACGGAAAGAGAATCATGCTCCATGTAAAGCATACGGAGGCGGAGAGCACGAAAGAGGAACGAGAGGCCGTCCTGTATGATTTTTACCGTGCCGATCTCATGCGCCGCGCCGAGGAGCTCAGACCGCGCTGCGAAGAAATCGTGGGAAAGCGGGCAGATGAGTACCGCACGAGGAGGATGAAGACGAAGTGGGGTGTCTGCAATATCACGAAGAAGCGGATATGGCTGAATTCCGAGCTCGCCAAACGATCCGTCGACTGTCTCGAATACGTCCTTTTTCATGAGCTCACGCATCTTCATGAACGGCTGCACAACGTGTATTTCCACGCGCTGATGGATGCGTTCTGTCCCGACTGGCGACAGAGGAAGGAACGGCTGAATCGGGAATGGGAGAGCCTGTGA
- a CDS encoding DASS family sodium-coupled anion symporter, whose translation MSTQEPREKTQEEKIREAELAFDRKRRTVGMICGPLCALLVLITPIEALPWEAHKLLAIMALVALWWITEPVPIPVTSLIGPTLAVITGVVPASKAYAAFSSPMIFLFMGGFIIAKGMMMHGLDRKFAFALLSMKWVGSNPRRIFLAVGLACALCSGWVSNTATAAMMFPIALGLLEAIKEMFAANGKVIELHEYKYATGLMLMTAYSCSIGGVLTPIGTPPNIIMLGFLDQMAGIHVSFFEWMIWGFVAMVIYFVIAYIVLIRMFPPDVEKIDGAEQFIAERRAQLGGWTRAQKNTLIAFFVAVFLWVTPGVLQIILGGGAPELKMYNRLFPEAIAAMSGALLLFLLPVNWKEREFTLTWKDAAAGIEWGTLLLFGGGLAMGGMMYSTGLSSWVGDIIVGWMGGNPSLIVMTGIFCVMALLLAELSSHTAAVNMIGPLGVTAAIAAGFSPVPVAVGIALAASLGFMLPVSTPPNAIIYASGYVPITKMIKTGFLIDVIGMFAVTIPLVVYFVTWVLGM comes from the coding sequence ATGAGTACACAGGAACCCCGCGAGAAGACGCAAGAGGAGAAAATCCGCGAAGCCGAACTCGCCTTTGACCGGAAGCGCCGTACAGTCGGTATGATTTGCGGACCGCTTTGTGCACTTTTAGTTCTCATTACTCCCATCGAGGCTCTCCCTTGGGAAGCGCATAAGTTGCTTGCTATCATGGCGCTTGTCGCGCTTTGGTGGATCACGGAGCCGGTTCCCATCCCCGTCACTTCGCTCATAGGTCCTACGCTTGCCGTTATCACAGGCGTTGTTCCCGCCTCAAAGGCGTACGCCGCCTTTTCCAGCCCCATGATCTTCCTCTTCATGGGCGGCTTCATCATCGCCAAAGGCATGATGATGCACGGTCTCGACCGGAAGTTCGCCTTTGCGCTGCTCTCCATGAAGTGGGTCGGGTCAAATCCGAGGCGCATCTTCCTCGCCGTCGGTCTAGCCTGCGCTCTCTGTTCTGGCTGGGTCTCCAACACGGCGACGGCTGCCATGATGTTCCCGATCGCCCTCGGTCTTCTTGAGGCGATCAAGGAGATGTTCGCCGCAAACGGCAAGGTCATCGAGCTCCACGAATACAAATACGCTACGGGCCTCATGCTCATGACGGCGTATTCCTGCTCCATCGGCGGTGTCTTGACGCCGATCGGCACGCCGCCGAACATCATCATGCTGGGATTCCTCGATCAGATGGCCGGCATCCATGTCTCCTTCTTCGAATGGATGATTTGGGGCTTTGTCGCCATGGTTATCTACTTCGTTATTGCCTATATCGTCCTGATTCGGATGTTCCCGCCCGATGTCGAAAAAATCGACGGCGCCGAGCAGTTCATCGCTGAGCGCCGCGCGCAGCTCGGCGGCTGGACACGCGCACAAAAGAATACGCTCATCGCGTTCTTTGTCGCCGTCTTCCTCTGGGTCACGCCGGGCGTCCTCCAGATCATCCTGGGCGGCGGCGCACCTGAGCTCAAGATGTATAACCGTCTCTTCCCGGAGGCGATTGCCGCTATGTCCGGCGCGCTTCTCCTCTTCCTCCTTCCGGTCAACTGGAAAGAGCGTGAGTTCACGCTCACCTGGAAGGATGCCGCGGCAGGCATCGAATGGGGCACACTGCTCCTCTTCGGCGGCGGTCTCGCAATGGGCGGCATGATGTACTCTACGGGCCTCTCCTCCTGGGTCGGCGACATCATTGTCGGCTGGATGGGCGGCAATCCTTCGCTCATCGTGATGACGGGCATCTTCTGCGTCATGGCGCTGCTCCTTGCCGAACTGTCTTCGCACACGGCGGCCGTCAACATGATCGGTCCCCTCGGTGTCACGGCGGCTATTGCCGCCGGCTTCTCGCCCGTACCTGTCGCTGTGGGCATCGCGCTCGCCGCATCCCTCGGCTTCATGCTGCCGGTCTCGACGCCACCGAATGCCATCATCTATGCGTCCGGCTATGTGCCTATCACAAAGATGATCAAGACGGGCTTCCTCATTGACGTCATCGGTATGTTCGCCGTCACGATCCCCCTTGTCGTGTATTTTGTAACATGGGTACTCGGCATGTAA
- the floA gene encoding flotillin-like protein FloA (flotillin-like protein involved in membrane lipid rafts), with the protein MVGLISSGVIFVVIIVLVMLFLHFVPVGLWISAIAANVPVGIVTLIGMRMRRVPPSRIVMPLIKANKAGLSVNVNQLEAHYLAGGNVDRVVDALIAAHRAQITLPFERCAAIDLAGRNVLDAVQMSVNPKVIETPIVSAVAGNGIELKIKARVTVRANIDRLVGGAGEPTIIARVGEGIVTTVGSAESHSEVLANPDDISKTVLGKGLDAGTAFEILSIDIADVDVGRNIGAELQTDQAEADKRIAQAKAEERRAMAVAKEQEMKAYTQEMEARVVEAQAEVPHAMAAALREGKLGVMDYYQLNNVQADTDMRNAISQTGVDSKATQHPVK; encoded by the coding sequence ATGGTAGGACTGATAAGTTCCGGTGTCATTTTTGTCGTCATCATTGTTCTCGTCATGCTCTTTCTCCATTTTGTCCCCGTCGGACTGTGGATTTCGGCAATCGCGGCGAACGTTCCCGTCGGGATTGTGACGCTCATCGGTATGCGCATGCGCCGCGTGCCGCCGTCCAGAATCGTTATGCCGCTCATCAAGGCGAACAAGGCGGGGCTCAGCGTCAATGTCAACCAGTTGGAAGCGCATTATCTCGCGGGCGGCAACGTGGATCGCGTCGTTGATGCTCTGATTGCGGCGCACCGTGCGCAGATCACACTTCCCTTCGAGAGATGTGCGGCGATCGATCTTGCGGGACGCAATGTGCTTGACGCCGTCCAGATGAGCGTCAATCCGAAAGTCATTGAGACGCCGATCGTCTCCGCGGTTGCCGGCAACGGCATCGAACTCAAAATCAAGGCTCGTGTCACCGTCCGTGCGAACATCGACCGCCTGGTCGGCGGCGCCGGCGAGCCTACCATCATTGCTCGCGTCGGCGAAGGCATTGTCACGACCGTCGGTTCCGCAGAGAGCCACAGCGAAGTACTTGCGAACCCGGATGATATTTCCAAGACCGTTCTGGGCAAGGGGCTTGATGCCGGTACGGCGTTTGAAATTCTCTCCATCGATATCGCCGATGTCGATGTCGGACGCAACATCGGTGCGGAGCTCCAGACAGACCAGGCGGAGGCGGATAAGCGTATCGCGCAGGCAAAGGCGGAGGAGCGCCGGGCAATGGCTGTCGCCAAGGAGCAGGAGATGAAAGCCTACACGCAGGAGATGGAAGCGAGGGTCGTCGAGGCGCAGGCAGAGGTACCGCATGCTATGGCGGCAGCGCTTCGCGAGGGCAAGCTCGGCGTTATGGACTACTACCAGCTCAACAATGTGCAGGCAGATACCGATATGCGCAACGCCATCAGCCAGACAGGCGTCGACAGCAAGGCGACACAGCACCCGGTGAAGTAA
- the rpsU gene encoding 30S ribosomal protein S21, translated as MATEIKVGKNETIDSALRRFKRASQKAGTLAEVRKREHYEKPSVKRKKKSEAARKRKYRA; from the coding sequence ATGGCAACAGAAATCAAAGTCGGAAAAAACGAAACGATCGACAGCGCTCTACGCAGATTTAAGCGTGCTAGTCAGAAGGCGGGTACGTTAGCCGAAGTCAGAAAACGCGAACACTATGAGAAACCCAGTGTGAAGCGTAAGAAGAAGTCCGAGGCGGCTAGAAAGCGCAAGTATCGCGCATAA